The genomic segment TGgcacagctgcgtgcgggGTTTACTTGCTACTGGTacttctcccccttctcaccGCTCTGTACCCTTCCCTCCCCGCACCCGCTGCTCTGTGCTGCACGTCACCGATCGTTAGGCTGTGCATCTGCATCTACCTATGTACccatatacatatatatatatatatactcCAGCACCACTAACTTGTCTACTGCAGCGCTCGCACGTCTCGCTGGTCTCTTCGCGCCCGCGCTTACGCCACGCTCTCAGTGCAACTGACACCGCAGCACATTCACCAACGCTCGTCCCATCTGCGAGCCTGCCACTGGACACTCTCATTGCTGAACCAGCCACAGGACAGAATGAGGAAAAGTACCTCCGTGTACACCCTCAGAAGCCACCGCTGCTTCATCACCTTGCGCGCGGTGATCCCGATTCTCATCTTTATTTGTTTGTGTGGCGCTGTGGGCACGATATTTCTAACCAGCTCCCATCAATCGGCGCTCGGATGGACAAGGGAGCCGACCACTTCAGCACCTAGTGGCGAACTGACCACTACCGAACCGGGTGAGCCGAGGCGGAGCATGACCCCGACATCGGCGATCACGACATCCGCGCCAgcgaccgccaccaccgctgagCAGACGCCACTACCACCTGAGCAGACAAGTATGTTTGACGCCCCAGGGACACCGACGCCTGCGGTGTCTGCCGCATCTGCGCGCGCTACTGGCGCTCAGGATAGCAGCACACTGATGGAGGGCGCGAAGACGGAGACGACGAAGCAGAACCTGGCAATGAAGGGTCTGGACCGGTGGATGAAGATGCAACTCCCTGCGGACTGGATGGAGTGCATTCGGCAGAACCTGCAACTCGACAAGCACGGGCAGCCGATGCACGCGGTGACGGAGATGAAGGACGCTATCCCGCTGCTGATCACGCCGCTGACTGGCGACGTAAAGTTCTTCCCGTACTTCGTGTGCTCGATGGACGTTGCTGTGCGGTACCATTACGTGATCCAGAACGAGCGGGACCCGGATACGACTGCGGTCATCGACGActtgcagcgccgcttcggcAACAGCGGGCGCTTGCTTGTTGTGCGCAACCGGTACAACCGCGGGTACTCCGGGAGTATGAACCAGGCCTTCGAGTGGGCACTGAAAGAGCGgacagcggaggaggtgccgtgGGTGTTTGCTTGCGGCGTGGACGCGATCTTCGAGCCCGGGCTGCTTGCGAAGATGATCGAGGTTGTGCAGCAAAACACCCGCGGCGATGCTGCGATGCtagccgcgctgcgcgcggaggtggagctAGAGGAGCGGCTTGTGCGCGAGGGTAACTACTCCTACTACGAGCGATGGGCGCCGCGTGGGCGTCCACTCAAGGTGCTACGGAGTGGCTATCCAGGCGTGCCGTTGAACGTGCGgactgcgccgctgctgccagaCCGCATTCGGTACACAGTTGCGGATGAGAACCGCGAGAGCGGGATCGTCCGCCCTGCGGAGTTGCGCACGCGGTTCTTCGGCAACTACGTGGCGACTGTGACTCCTGTCCCGGATGCCTTGGGCACCATTGCGGTGACGCGGCTGGCGCTGTCGGCTGTTGGGTACTTTGACGAGAACTACTTCCCCGCGTATATGGACGACATCGACCTACGATGGCGGCACTTCGCGTATGGCTTTGGCGCACTGCATGGCGAGCGCAACGGCCCCGTGACTCGCTGGCACCACTACAACGCTGCAAACCTTCGCGGCAGCCCATTTGTGGATCCGGACCTGGAGAAGTATGGCACAGAGGACAACtacagccgccgcgccttcCTCAGCTATATCCGACGCTCTAAGGGCATATACGACAAGCTCAAGTACGGTCCGCGTGACATGGACGGTGTATGGCGTCAGGCTGCGCAGAAGGCCGAGTTCAAGTACTCGTCCTTCAATGTGTCCCACTACCCTGCCGACACATGGGTGCTTGATGAGGATGCGCGCGGATGCATGTTTCACCACACGTACAACTACAAGACACAGAACTGGAGTAGGCCGAGCGACTGCTCCTACAATCCGCggacgctggaggagagcgGCATCCTTGGCGTGGACCAGCTAGCGAGCTACAGGTCAATGCTTGCGGAGAAAGCGTTTGCTTACCAatgacagcggcagccgggCGGCGAAGGTCTCGTGCGGTAGAAAACAGCAGGTGGATGTTGCCTGGCAGTAACTCCATCACACTCGTATTTCGTCGACGACCATTTTTTTCTGCCATCGACGTTGTCAGAACTGATGACAGATGACACACTAGCGGGGTGGCAGGGTGCAGTGCATCCCCACCATCTTTCGCCTTGCGGAAAGAAGCcaggcagccccccccccacatGCCAACTGCGAAACCCCTGCTGGCCGGGGCAAAGCCAAGTACGTTCTACGTAAGGAGGGCAGCGCGACGTACGGTGACTAATGCCAGAGGTCAGGGCCTGGATGGCATGGCGGTGGAGACGACCCGCGATGGTGAACCCGCTTGTGCCATTTGCATCACAGCGAGTGTGTCTGCGTCACGCGAACATATATCTCACCCCCACAGACCGGACTCTCCACTGGTGTCGAGAGCCTGAGCGCCACCGCGAACGACACACCAGGGGACGAGGCGAGCGGAGCGGGGGCGGATGGGTGCGTAGAGCTGGGGGCACGGGCCGTTCTCAGCCACTTCCGACGGTGTCGCTCCTGCAACGCGTCTGTATAAAGTTGTTTGCTACAACATGATGGATCCCTGACCGGCTGGATAGACATGAACTCTCCAACAAAACACGGGATACTTTACGAGGTACTAACGCTCGCTTATTTCCACTGGCTTGCAGTAGTAGAGGCCAGTGTCTTTTTCAGTCAGCCCCGCCACGGGGCAGTGCACAAGGCGCATCAATGACTGAAAAAGAGTTCGGTTGATCTTGATTCACCGCGAATCGCAATCACGCTTCACCGTTCACCCACAGCGCGATAAGCATGCGTATTCTTCCTCTTTACTGAGAAGCCCACGAGACAAGAGAGACGGTTACCATCTCCTCGCTGATGATTGACGACATTTCCCTTCCAATGAGACGCTCTGACGTTTGCCAAGTGTAAAGTGCCCCACTCTAACTTATATGGATGCGCTGACCCAGCTTTCCTCGCGTGCCATAAGCTGCATCTACGGCTCATCACCTCTTTCTTCCACactgctcttcctcctctcacGGGCCTCATGAGTGCACTTCTTCTCTGCTCTACTTGGAGTAACCAAGTTTCAAATCTACATGCTTCGTGTCCTGCGAGAACAGAGACTACTTGTGCCGATCACAAAGAAAGCCCTACTCCACACGCGACGACCGGATTATCATTGCTTCAT from the Leishmania major strain Friedlin complete genome, chromosome 32 genome contains:
- the LPG1G gene encoding putative GIPL galf transferase, whose amino-acid sequence is MRKSTSVYTLRSHRCFITLRAVIPILIFICLCGAVGTIFLTSSHQSALGWTREPTTSAPSGELTTTEPGEPRRSMTPTSAITTSAPATATTAEQTPLPPEQTSMFDAPGTPTPAVSAASARATGAQDSSTLMEGAKTETTKQNLAMKGLDRWMKMQLPADWMECIRQNLQLDKHGQPMHAVTEMKDAIPLLITPLTGDVKFFPYFVCSMDVAVRYHYVIQNERDPDTTAVIDDLQRRFGNSGRLLVVRNRYNRGYSGSMNQAFEWALKERTAEEVPWVFACGVDAIFEPGLLAKMIEVVQQNTRGDAAMLAALRAEVELEERLVREGNYSYYERWAPRGRPLKVLRSGYPGVPLNVRTAPLLPDRIRYTVADENRESGIVRPAELRTRFFGNYVATVTPVPDALGTIAVTRLALSAVGYFDENYFPAYMDDIDLRWRHFAYGFGALHGERNGPVTRWHHYNAANLRGSPFVDPDLEKYGTEDNYSRRAFLSYIRRSKGIYDKLKYGPRDMDGVWRQAAQKAEFKYSSFNVSHYPADTWVLDEDARGCMFHHTYNYKTQNWSRPSDCSYNPRTLEESGILGVDQLASYRSMLAEKAFAYQ